One Polaribacter sp. KT25b DNA segment encodes these proteins:
- a CDS encoding alpha-2-macroglobulin, which yields MKKITTILFMIFLFSTTLNAQNNFEDLWLKVQKLEVDGLPKSALKIVEEIYTKADAENNSQQIIKTLFYKSKFALTLEEDAQLKVINNFKKHIAKSTFPTKNVLENVLANLYWQYFNENRYKFYNRTKTTNKVNTDDFRTWDLDTLFEEIHTYFNASLDNADQLQEIAISTFSDILQINIDSKIYRPTLFDFLANNTLQFYKSSETSITSPAYKFLVDDVSFLGDVKTFSNLKITSKDSLSLQLNALKIYQKIIAFHLKENNKNALAEIDIQRMNFVNQHATFEDSENILLKSLIASEEKFKTHEASALYAFEIASIYKNKASYSSSENNKNRFKNKEAIAICDAVIKKFSKSFGAEKCAILKAQIEQKTLSIEGERFIPIDKNSRLLITYTNVEKLFFTAYKIDKKKLKLFNKLYKLEDKKTFFSKLEKVTNWQHQLRNEHDYLQHTTEVIVPKFESGMYLILASESDDLTEKSIYGTTQIQVTNLTLIENNFDNTYNYQIVDRNTGKPIKKAAIHLKNTSNNEDYFINKKLTTDKNGFASFKSKDQYRNVDITVKTKNDFANFGSHYFYTYDRNNYENTNKEITIKPFIFTDRSIYRPGQTVYFKAIVLKKQGEKSEVFTNEFVEITLNDVNNQVVKTLDLKLNEFGSVAGEFVIPNNGLTGEFTIEVDESLEEDSSEYFEYDYNNSATISVEEYKRPKFATDFKPVTESFKINDSVTVIGFAKAFSGANITDAKVVYRVHRKVQYPSWYYWRRPNSSSSSQEITHGESITDASGIFSVKFKAIPDESVDIEGLPIFTYEITADVTDINGETHSATTTVKIGYHSLIASISMDDEIDKNEKETILKIDTKNLNDEFVAAKGTVKIYKLQSPKSPQRKRSWSAPDYQDISENTFRTLFPHEPFTDDESDEKNWKKGALIFSENFDTSTSKELILKDIDNWISGKYIVVLESKDKFNQAVKDEKRITLFSSKEKEVADNKLLTINFNKLYYKVGDEVEIQIGSAAKDMTIVLQIEKNYKLIDTKIIKLNNCVKTIKFPIKKEDIGGFAVKYHFVKSNYFESENFNFDINEAPKNIEIITNIFRDKLQPGQDETWSFTIKNDKNDAVAAEVLASMYDASLDEFKSHNWQFNPITPKPSYYSYSTSNANKSFDNTYFNIRNIARNYYGFPSIGNDSYKWFGFSLNNNRWINQQYLRETKRNINSTRTVFDGTITGFVSDENGNSLPGVNVQIKGTTFGTQTDFDGNYTIKIKTDDVLTFNYLGFKSQEISVRKQTNIDIKLEEDASNLDEVVVMAYGIKRTSAQVTISNQVVRAEEMTMDGAENLAAALTGKVSGLNVSQKNNDKELTITLRGMRSFPKDDKFLYIVDGKPMPHEQVLKLDPTTIADVSVLKGANAAALYGVEATNGAIIITTKPSQEKLENQLSQVKARKNFNETAFFFPQLKTDKDGKVSFNFTIPEALTRWKLQLLAHTSELKSATKTLTTVTQKELMVVPNAPRFLREKDTITLSAKITNLTNNQLSGIAKLLLTDAISGKEIDTELQNTNATKNFTVDKDGNTNVSWNLSIPETVQAVQYKIVAKAGDFSDGEQNVLPVLSNRILVTETMSMWVRSNETKTFTLDKLKNSTSSTLKNHKLTLEMTSNPVWYAIQSLPYLMEYPYECAEQTFSRFYANTLASFVANSNPKIQEVFNSWKTSDALLSNLEKNEELKSLIIQETPWLRDAQSETEQKKRIALLFDLTKMKNEQEKAINKLQDIQMNSGGFPWFKGGRYESTYITQHIATGFGHLQKLGVSDFNTSTKKMIEKSVHFLDKEFLDQYLKLLERASEIKEISKTKKEGEIAYKDYLEKNNLNYFTIQYLYMRSFYKDISLDEKTKNAVAYFQNQSATYWNEYNLYAKGQIALSLFRNDEKVVANKILKSLKENAIYSDELGMYWKTNTAGYYFYQAPIETQALMIETFSEIENDTETIDNLKIWLLKNKQTNRWKTTKATTEAVYALLLNGSDWISVTEMVDIKVGDKTINPAEMENVKVEAGTGYFKTSWNTDEIKSEMATVTINKKGNGIAWGGLYWQYFEDLDKITSAETPLKINKKLFLKVNSDTGKELKEITENSSIKIGDLITVRIELRSDRDMEFIHMKDMRASGVEPINVLSQYKYQDNLGYYESTKDAATNFFFDRIPKGVYVFEYDVRVNNAGNFSNGITTIQSMYAPEFSSHSKGIRLKISE from the coding sequence ATGAAAAAAATTACAACAATACTATTTATGATTTTCCTATTTTCTACAACCTTAAATGCTCAAAATAATTTTGAGGATCTTTGGTTAAAAGTACAAAAACTTGAGGTTGATGGTTTACCTAAATCTGCCTTAAAAATTGTTGAAGAAATCTATACAAAAGCAGATGCCGAAAACAATTCGCAACAAATTATAAAAACGCTTTTTTATAAAAGTAAATTCGCTTTAACACTGGAAGAAGATGCACAATTAAAAGTAATAAACAACTTTAAAAAGCATATTGCTAAAAGTACATTTCCAACAAAAAATGTTTTAGAAAATGTTTTAGCAAATTTATATTGGCAATATTTTAATGAAAATAGATACAAATTTTATAATAGAACAAAAACTACTAATAAAGTTAATACTGACGATTTTAGAACCTGGGATTTAGATACATTGTTTGAAGAAATTCATACTTATTTTAACGCTTCTTTAGATAATGCAGATCAACTTCAAGAAATAGCTATTTCCACCTTTTCTGATATACTACAAATCAATATTGATTCAAAAATTTATAGACCAACGTTATTTGATTTTTTAGCAAACAATACATTACAATTTTATAAATCTTCAGAAACCTCAATTACAAGTCCTGCTTACAAATTTTTAGTTGATGACGTTTCTTTTTTGGGTGATGTAAAAACATTTTCTAATTTAAAAATAACGTCAAAAGATAGTTTGTCTTTGCAATTGAATGCCTTAAAAATATATCAAAAAATTATTGCTTTTCATTTAAAAGAAAACAATAAAAATGCGCTCGCAGAAATTGATATACAAAGAATGAACTTTGTAAATCAGCATGCTACTTTCGAGGATTCAGAAAACATTCTTTTAAAAAGTTTAATTGCATCCGAAGAAAAATTTAAAACACATGAGGCAAGTGCTTTGTATGCTTTCGAAATTGCGAGTATTTATAAAAATAAAGCAAGTTATAGTTCATCAGAAAACAATAAGAACCGCTTTAAAAATAAAGAAGCAATTGCTATTTGTGATGCAGTAATTAAAAAATTTTCTAAAAGTTTTGGTGCAGAAAAATGTGCTATTTTAAAAGCTCAAATTGAACAAAAAACACTTTCTATTGAAGGAGAAAGATTTATTCCTATTGATAAAAATTCTAGATTATTAATAACCTATACTAATGTGGAAAAACTGTTTTTTACAGCGTATAAAATCGACAAAAAAAAGCTAAAACTCTTTAATAAATTATACAAATTAGAGGATAAGAAAACATTTTTCAGTAAGTTAGAAAAAGTTACAAATTGGCAACATCAATTAAGAAATGAACATGATTATTTGCAACACACTACAGAGGTAATTGTGCCAAAATTTGAAAGTGGAATGTATTTAATTTTGGCTTCAGAAAGTGATGATTTAACAGAAAAATCAATTTACGGAACAACACAAATTCAAGTAACTAACTTAACATTAATCGAAAATAATTTTGATAATACATACAATTATCAAATTGTTGATAGAAACACAGGGAAACCAATTAAAAAAGCAGCAATACATTTAAAAAACACAAGTAATAATGAAGATTATTTCATCAACAAAAAACTTACTACAGATAAAAACGGATTTGCTTCTTTTAAAAGTAAAGACCAATACAGAAATGTTGATATTACCGTAAAAACAAAAAATGATTTCGCCAATTTTGGCTCTCATTATTTTTACACCTATGATAGAAATAACTATGAAAACACTAACAAAGAAATCACTATAAAACCATTTATTTTTACAGACAGAAGTATTTACAGACCAGGACAAACTGTTTATTTTAAAGCAATTGTACTAAAAAAACAAGGTGAGAAATCAGAAGTTTTTACAAATGAATTTGTAGAAATCACTTTAAACGATGTAAACAATCAAGTAGTAAAAACATTAGATTTAAAATTGAATGAATTTGGCTCTGTTGCAGGCGAATTTGTAATTCCAAATAATGGTTTAACAGGTGAATTTACTATCGAAGTTGATGAAAGTTTAGAAGAAGATAGTAGTGAATATTTTGAATATGACTATAATAATTCAGCAACAATTTCTGTAGAAGAATACAAAAGACCAAAGTTTGCTACCGATTTTAAACCCGTTACAGAAAGTTTTAAAATCAATGATTCTGTTACAGTAATTGGTTTTGCAAAAGCTTTTTCTGGTGCAAATATTACGGATGCAAAAGTGGTTTACAGAGTTCACAGAAAAGTGCAATATCCGAGTTGGTATTATTGGAGAAGACCAAACTCTAGTTCTAGTTCTCAAGAAATTACACATGGAGAAAGTATCACAGATGCATCTGGTATTTTTTCTGTTAAATTTAAAGCAATTCCGGATGAAAGTGTTGATATAGAGGGTTTACCTATTTTTACCTATGAAATTACTGCGGATGTTACTGATATTAATGGAGAAACTCACAGCGCAACAACTACAGTAAAAATTGGATATCATTCTTTGATTGCTTCTATTTCTATGGATGATGAAATTGATAAAAACGAGAAAGAAACTATCTTAAAAATTGATACAAAAAATTTAAATGATGAGTTTGTTGCTGCAAAAGGAACTGTAAAAATTTACAAGTTGCAATCTCCAAAATCTCCGCAAAGAAAAAGATCTTGGTCTGCTCCTGACTATCAAGATATTTCTGAAAACACATTTAGAACATTATTTCCACATGAACCTTTTACAGATGATGAAAGTGATGAAAAAAACTGGAAAAAAGGTGCACTTATTTTTAGCGAAAATTTTGACACTTCAACATCCAAAGAACTTATTTTAAAAGATATTGATAACTGGATTTCAGGAAAATATATTGTTGTTTTAGAAAGTAAAGACAAGTTTAATCAAGCAGTAAAAGATGAAAAAAGAATAACACTTTTCTCATCCAAAGAAAAAGAAGTTGCAGATAATAAATTACTAACTATAAACTTTAACAAATTATATTACAAAGTAGGTGATGAAGTAGAAATTCAAATTGGTTCTGCAGCAAAAGACATGACAATTGTCTTACAGATCGAAAAGAACTATAAACTTATTGACACTAAAATCATAAAACTTAACAACTGTGTAAAAACTATAAAATTTCCGATAAAAAAAGAAGATATAGGTGGTTTTGCAGTAAAATATCACTTTGTTAAATCTAATTATTTTGAGAGTGAGAACTTCAATTTTGATATTAATGAAGCTCCAAAAAATATAGAAATTATTACTAATATTTTTAGAGATAAGTTACAACCAGGACAAGATGAAACATGGAGTTTTACCATTAAAAACGACAAAAATGATGCAGTTGCTGCAGAAGTTTTGGCTTCTATGTATGATGCTTCTTTAGATGAATTTAAGTCTCATAATTGGCAATTTAACCCAATAACTCCAAAGCCAAGTTATTATTCTTATAGCACTAGTAATGCGAATAAAAGTTTTGATAACACCTATTTTAATATCAGAAATATTGCAAGAAATTATTACGGATTTCCTTCAATTGGCAATGATTCTTATAAATGGTTTGGCTTTAGTTTAAACAATAATAGATGGATTAATCAACAATATTTAAGAGAGACCAAAAGAAATATTAATAGTACAAGAACAGTTTTTGATGGCACAATTACAGGTTTTGTTTCTGATGAAAATGGAAATTCTTTACCCGGAGTAAATGTTCAAATTAAAGGAACAACCTTTGGAACACAAACTGATTTTGATGGTAATTATACGATCAAAATAAAAACTGATGATGTTTTAACATTTAATTATTTAGGATTTAAATCACAAGAAATTTCTGTAAGGAAGCAAACAAATATTGATATTAAATTAGAAGAAGATGCTTCTAATTTAGATGAAGTTGTAGTGATGGCTTATGGAATTAAAAGAACTTCTGCCCAAGTTACTATATCTAACCAAGTTGTAAGAGCTGAAGAAATGACAATGGATGGTGCAGAAAATTTAGCTGCTGCTTTAACGGGTAAAGTTTCGGGCTTAAATGTTAGTCAAAAGAATAACGATAAAGAGCTTACCATTACCTTAAGAGGAATGCGTTCTTTTCCAAAAGATGATAAATTTTTGTATATAGTTGACGGAAAACCTATGCCCCATGAACAAGTGCTAAAATTAGATCCTACTACTATTGCTGATGTTTCTGTTTTAAAAGGCGCAAATGCTGCTGCACTTTATGGAGTTGAAGCTACAAATGGAGCAATTATCATTACTACTAAACCTAGTCAGGAAAAATTAGAAAACCAATTATCACAAGTAAAAGCCCGTAAAAACTTTAATGAAACGGCTTTCTTTTTTCCACAATTAAAAACAGATAAAGATGGAAAAGTGAGTTTCAATTTTACAATACCAGAAGCATTAACTCGTTGGAAACTGCAATTATTGGCACATACTTCAGAATTAAAATCAGCAACAAAAACGTTAACAACTGTTACTCAAAAGGAATTAATGGTTGTGCCAAATGCACCTCGTTTTTTACGAGAAAAAGACACAATTACGTTGAGTGCAAAAATTACCAACTTAACAAATAATCAATTAAGTGGTATTGCAAAACTACTATTAACAGATGCAATTTCAGGAAAAGAAATAGATACTGAATTACAAAACACTAATGCAACCAAAAATTTTACAGTTGATAAAGATGGAAATACAAACGTTTCTTGGAATTTATCAATTCCGGAAACGGTACAAGCTGTTCAATATAAAATTGTAGCAAAAGCTGGTGATTTTTCTGATGGAGAACAAAATGTATTGCCTGTTTTATCAAACAGAATTTTGGTTACAGAAACAATGTCAATGTGGGTTCGTAGTAATGAAACCAAAACTTTTACGTTAGATAAACTTAAAAATTCAACTTCTTCAACATTAAAAAACCACAAGCTAACGTTAGAAATGACATCAAATCCTGTTTGGTATGCTATTCAGTCTTTGCCTTATTTAATGGAATATCCGTATGAATGTGCAGAACAAACTTTCTCTAGATTTTATGCAAATACGTTAGCGAGTTTTGTTGCAAATTCAAATCCTAAGATTCAAGAAGTGTTTAATTCTTGGAAAACTTCGGATGCTCTTTTATCAAATTTAGAGAAAAATGAAGAGCTAAAATCATTGATTATTCAGGAAACTCCTTGGTTAAGAGATGCGCAATCAGAAACCGAACAAAAGAAAAGAATTGCCTTGTTGTTCGATTTAACAAAAATGAAAAACGAACAAGAAAAAGCTATCAATAAATTACAAGATATTCAGATGAATTCTGGCGGATTTCCTTGGTTTAAAGGCGGTAGATATGAAAGCACCTATATCACTCAACATATTGCAACAGGTTTTGGACATTTACAAAAATTAGGAGTTTCTGATTTTAATACATCAACAAAAAAGATGATTGAAAAATCAGTTCATTTTTTAGACAAAGAATTCTTAGATCAATATTTAAAATTGTTAGAAAGAGCATCTGAAATTAAAGAAATATCCAAAACTAAAAAAGAAGGTGAAATCGCTTATAAAGATTATTTAGAAAAGAACAACTTGAATTATTTTACGATTCAGTATTTATATATGCGTAGTTTTTATAAAGATATTTCTTTGGATGAAAAAACTAAAAATGCTGTTGCTTATTTTCAAAATCAATCTGCAACATATTGGAATGAATACAATTTGTATGCAAAAGGGCAGATTGCATTGTCTCTTTTTAGAAATGATGAAAAAGTAGTTGCCAATAAAATTTTAAAATCATTAAAAGAAAATGCTATTTATTCTGATGAATTAGGAATGTACTGGAAAACCAACACTGCTGGTTATTACTTTTATCAAGCTCCAATTGAAACTCAGGCTTTGATGATTGAGACTTTTTCTGAAATTGAAAACGACACAGAAACGATTGATAATCTTAAAATTTGGTTGTTAAAAAATAAGCAAACCAACAGATGGAAAACCACAAAAGCAACTACAGAAGCTGTGTACGCCTTATTATTAAATGGAAGTGATTGGATTTCGGTAACAGAAATGGTTGACATTAAAGTTGGAGATAAAACAATCAATCCTGCAGAAATGGAGAATGTAAAAGTAGAAGCAGGAACTGGTTATTTTAAAACTTCTTGGAATACTGATGAAATTAAATCAGAAATGGCTACAGTTACCATCAACAAAAAAGGAAACGGAATTGCTTGGGGAGGTTTATATTGGCAATATTTTGAAGATTTAGACAAAATAACATCCGCAGAAACTCCTTTAAAAATCAATAAAAAACTATTTTTAAAAGTAAATTCTGATACAGGAAAAGAGTTGAAAGAAATTACTGAAAATTCATCCATAAAAATAGGTGATTTAATTACAGTTAGAATTGAACTACGTTCTGACAGAGACATGGAATTTATTCACATGAAAGATATGAGAGCTTCTGGCGTTGAACCAATTAATGTACTTTCTCAATACAAATATCAAGATAATTTAGGCTATTATGAAAGCACAAAAGATGCTGCAACTAATTTCTTTTTTGATAGAATTCCAAAAGGAGTTTATGTTTTTGAATATGATGTTCGTGTTAATAATGCTGGTAATTTCAGCAACGGAATTACAACAATTCAAAGTATGTATGCACCAGAATTTAGCAGTCATTCTAAAGGAATTCGTTTAAAAATAAGCGAATAA
- a CDS encoding nucleotidyltransferase family protein produces the protein MTYKETLFFIGKCLTINHEQHNKILVETELKSGNIDWNSVVKVSTGHFVFPALYCNLKRAEFLDYVPQDLVDYMIHITDLNRERNQQIIDQAKELNELLLSHNITPIFLKGTGNLLEGLYEDIAERMVGDIDFIISKKNYPPAIKILANFGYKKVHKTDYDFPQFKHYPRLNKKNNIAAVEIHKELLTEKYANEFNFNLIEKDTQNINNTTLISFKNQLALTIIAKQINDHGFLYIDIALRNAYDVFLLSKKTDALVAFNNLTKLKKPLNCFLASCFVIFNKPNSLKFLEDKNTKSYIKLLNTFLNDDILRKEHQKKISKKIIINHRLFMTYKSIVNKEHRIWFMNTMTDKKWLRKKMVEFGLKKPKPTS, from the coding sequence ATGACTTATAAAGAAACACTTTTTTTTATTGGAAAGTGTTTAACTATAAATCACGAACAGCATAATAAAATTTTAGTTGAAACAGAATTAAAATCAGGAAATATTGATTGGAATTCTGTTGTAAAAGTAAGTACAGGGCATTTTGTTTTTCCTGCATTGTATTGTAACTTAAAAAGAGCCGAATTTCTTGATTATGTACCACAAGATTTGGTAGATTATATGATTCATATTACTGATTTAAACAGAGAACGAAATCAGCAAATAATTGATCAAGCAAAAGAGTTAAATGAATTATTATTATCTCACAACATTACTCCCATTTTCTTAAAAGGAACAGGGAATTTACTTGAAGGTTTGTATGAAGATATTGCAGAAAGAATGGTTGGTGATATTGATTTTATTATTTCTAAAAAGAATTACCCACCAGCAATTAAAATATTAGCAAATTTTGGATATAAAAAAGTACATAAAACTGATTATGATTTTCCTCAGTTTAAACATTATCCTAGATTAAATAAAAAAAATAATATTGCAGCTGTTGAAATACATAAAGAACTTTTAACAGAAAAATATGCAAATGAGTTTAATTTTAATTTAATAGAAAAAGACACTCAAAATATAAATAATACAACTTTAATTAGTTTTAAAAATCAATTAGCGCTCACAATAATTGCGAAACAAATAAACGATCATGGTTTTTTATATATAGATATAGCATTAAGAAATGCTTATGACGTTTTTTTACTTTCTAAAAAAACAGATGCATTAGTAGCTTTTAATAATTTAACAAAGCTCAAAAAACCTTTAAATTGCTTTTTAGCAAGTTGTTTTGTAATATTTAACAAACCTAATTCCTTAAAATTTTTAGAAGATAAAAACACTAAATCTTATATTAAATTATTAAACACTTTTCTTAATGATGATATTTTACGAAAAGAACATCAAAAGAAAATTAGTAAAAAAATAATTATTAATCATAGATTATTTATGACTTATAAATCAATTGTTAATAAAGAACATAGAATTTGGTTTATGAACACAATGACAGATAAAAAATGGTTGAGAAAAAAAATGGTAGAATTTGGTTTAAAAAAACCTAAACCAACTTCTTAA
- a CDS encoding TfoX/Sxy family protein, which yields MAYNAFLADRIAQFFIEKRVSFYEKKMFGGTCFMVNEKMCVVVLRDEIMARIHPEVYEESLKKEGCKEMNFTGRSMKGYVFLTDDAYDLDVDLQYWLQLALDFNPLAKASKKRKSSKN from the coding sequence ATGGCTTATAATGCGTTTTTAGCAGACAGAATTGCCCAGTTTTTTATAGAAAAAAGGGTTTCTTTTTACGAAAAGAAAATGTTTGGCGGAACTTGTTTTATGGTTAATGAAAAAATGTGTGTTGTTGTATTACGTGATGAAATTATGGCAAGAATACATCCTGAAGTTTACGAAGAATCTTTGAAAAAAGAAGGTTGTAAAGAAATGAATTTTACAGGAAGATCTATGAAGGGTTATGTTTTTTTAACGGATGATGCCTATGATTTAGATGTTGATTTACAGTATTGGTTACAATTAGCTTTAGATTTTAATCCGTTAGCAAAAGCGAGTAAAAAAAGAAAATCCTCTAAAAATTAA
- a CDS encoding DUF4136 domain-containing protein — translation MKNLKYLFLFLLMSCSSSKVMTDYDNAINFSDFKTYSFYEDVGGGLNELDVKRVIFAINFELNQRGFKETESPDFYINVTSKTSESSNNNSIGIGVGGGGRNSGFGISGGIPIGAKKLNEELVIEFVNAKTNQIIWEGALNSKIKENRNPEEKELQYTEVVKKILNHYPPNNEN, via the coding sequence ATGAAAAATTTAAAATACCTTTTTTTGTTTTTATTGATGAGCTGTTCATCATCAAAAGTAATGACAGATTATGATAATGCCATTAATTTTTCTGATTTTAAAACCTACAGCTTTTATGAAGATGTTGGCGGAGGTTTAAATGAACTAGATGTTAAACGAGTAATTTTTGCTATTAATTTTGAATTAAATCAACGTGGTTTTAAAGAAACAGAAAGCCCAGATTTTTATATAAATGTTACTTCTAAAACTTCAGAAAGTAGTAACAATAATTCTATAGGAATTGGAGTAGGAGGTGGAGGAAGAAATAGTGGTTTTGGAATTTCTGGTGGAATCCCAATTGGTGCAAAAAAACTGAATGAAGAATTGGTTATTGAGTTTGTAAATGCTAAAACCAACCAAATTATTTGGGAAGGAGCATTAAATTCTAAAATTAAAGAAAATAGAAATCCAGAAGAAAAAGAATTGCAATATACTGAAGTCGTAAAAAAGATTTTAAATCATTATCCACCAAATAACGAAAACTAA
- a CDS encoding M28 family peptidase produces MNRIVITLIVSVFLISCNSAKNVNKSENKSAKTEKTESAFFIDSVTVKKHLYTLASDEMEGRKTGTQGIEKAAKYIENEFKRIGLTTFEDLETYRQTFNFTPRNSKEEISTANIIGVLEGKSKKDEYVIISAHYDHLGNEGKGDDKIYNGANDDASGVTGVLALAEYFKQVGNERTIVFAAFTGEEMGLIGSTEFGKGIDASVFVAGINLEMIGKVPSFGPNTAWLTGFERSDFGKIIQKNLMGTGYQLFPDPYKNFNLFFRSDNASLARLGVPSHTFSTTPIDVDKDYHKVSDEAETLNMTVITQTIQAVAKGTESIINGKDIPTRVVLEEK; encoded by the coding sequence ATGAATAGAATAGTTATCACTTTAATAGTATCTGTATTTTTAATTTCTTGTAACAGCGCTAAGAATGTAAATAAATCAGAAAACAAATCAGCAAAAACAGAAAAGACAGAAAGTGCTTTTTTTATTGATTCTGTAACTGTTAAAAAGCATTTGTACACCTTAGCTTCTGATGAAATGGAAGGTAGAAAAACAGGAACTCAAGGAATTGAGAAAGCTGCAAAATATATAGAAAACGAATTTAAAAGAATTGGTTTAACCACTTTTGAAGATTTAGAAACCTACAGACAAACCTTTAATTTTACACCTAGAAATAGTAAAGAAGAAATTTCGACTGCAAATATTATTGGGGTTTTAGAAGGAAAAAGTAAAAAGGATGAATATGTAATTATTTCTGCACATTATGATCATTTAGGAAATGAAGGTAAAGGAGATGATAAAATTTACAACGGCGCAAATGATGACGCTTCTGGTGTTACAGGTGTTTTAGCTTTGGCAGAATATTTTAAACAAGTAGGGAATGAAAGAACAATTGTTTTTGCTGCTTTTACTGGAGAAGAAATGGGATTAATTGGTTCTACAGAATTTGGAAAAGGAATTGATGCAAGCGTATTTGTTGCAGGAATCAATTTAGAGATGATTGGGAAAGTACCAAGTTTTGGCCCAAATACAGCTTGGTTAACAGGTTTTGAACGATCAGATTTTGGGAAGATTATTCAGAAGAATTTAATGGGAACTGGTTATCAATTATTTCCAGATCCGTATAAAAATTTTAATTTATTTTTTAGATCAGATAATGCATCTTTAGCGCGTTTAGGTGTTCCGTCACATACTTTTTCTACAACACCAATTGATGTTGATAAAGATTATCATAAAGTGTCTGATGAAGCAGAAACCTTAAATATGACTGTAATTACACAAACCATTCAAGCTGTTGCAAAAGGTACAGAAAGTATTATCAACGGAAAAGATATACCAACAAGAGTTGTGTTAGAAGAAAAGTAA
- a CDS encoding UDP-N-acetylmuramate--L-alanine ligase, which produces MNIHFIAIGGSAMHNLAIALHQKGYQVSGSDDTIHNPSKSRLEKYGLLPKEFGWFPEKISSDLDVIILGMHAKKDNPELLKAQELGLKIYSYPEFLYEQSKDKTRVVIGGSHGKTTITSMILHVLNYHEKEVDYMVGAQLEGFETMVHLTEENDFIVLEGDEYLSSPIDMRPKFHLYKPNIALLSGVAWDHINVFPTFENYVEQFKIFTDSMVNGGSMVYNMEDENVKDLVESSENHIKKYPYKTPEYFIENGITYLETAEGNLPLEIFGKHNLQNLAGAKWICQHMGIDEDDFYEAIESFGGASKRLEKIVENNSTVIFKDFAHSPSKVEATTKAVKEQYAERTVLACLELHTYSSLNAEFLAEYKGALNAADKAVVFYSPHAVKIKQLEEVTAQQIANAFERDDLIIYTNPAEFKEFLFSQNLEKTAVVLMSSGNYGGLDFEEVKKLV; this is translated from the coding sequence ATGAACATTCATTTTATTGCTATTGGCGGAAGTGCAATGCACAACTTAGCAATTGCTTTACACCAAAAAGGATACCAAGTTTCTGGTTCTGACGACACAATTCATAATCCATCAAAATCTAGATTAGAAAAATATGGATTATTGCCTAAAGAATTTGGTTGGTTTCCAGAAAAAATTTCATCAGATTTAGATGTAATTATTCTTGGAATGCATGCTAAAAAAGACAATCCAGAATTGTTAAAAGCACAAGAATTAGGCTTGAAAATTTATTCATATCCAGAGTTTTTATACGAGCAATCTAAAGATAAAACGAGGGTTGTTATTGGTGGTTCTCATGGTAAAACTACGATTACTTCTATGATTTTACATGTTTTGAATTATCACGAAAAAGAAGTAGATTATATGGTTGGTGCGCAATTAGAAGGTTTTGAAACTATGGTGCATTTAACCGAAGAAAATGATTTTATTGTTTTAGAAGGAGATGAGTATTTGAGTTCGCCAATTGATATGCGCCCAAAATTTCACTTATACAAACCAAATATTGCTTTATTAAGTGGTGTTGCTTGGGATCATATAAATGTTTTTCCAACTTTTGAGAATTATGTAGAGCAGTTTAAAATTTTTACAGATTCTATGGTGAATGGTGGAAGTATGGTGTATAATATGGAAGATGAAAATGTAAAAGATCTTGTAGAATCATCAGAAAATCATATTAAAAAATATCCATATAAAACTCCAGAATATTTTATTGAAAACGGAATTACTTACTTAGAAACTGCAGAAGGAAATTTACCTTTAGAAATTTTCGGAAAGCACAATCTTCAAAATTTAGCGGGCGCAAAATGGATTTGTCAACACATGGGAATTGATGAAGATGATTTTTACGAAGCGATTGAAAGTTTTGGTGGAGCGAGTAAACGTTTAGAGAAGATTGTTGAAAATAATTCAACCGTAATTTTTAAAGATTTTGCACATTCACCAAGTAAAGTAGAAGCAACTACAAAAGCTGTTAAAGAACAGTATGCAGAAAGAACGGTGTTAGCTTGTTTAGAATTACATACCTATTCTAGTTTAAATGCAGAATTTTTAGCTGAGTATAAAGGAGCTTTAAATGCTGCTGATAAAGCTGTTGTTTTTTATTCTCCTCATGCTGTAAAAATTAAACAATTAGAAGAAGTTACAGCACAACAAATTGCAAATGCTTTTGAAAGAGATGATTTAATTATTTATACAAATCCTGCTGAATTTAAGGAGTTTTTATTTAGTCAGAATTTAGAAAAAACAGCCGTTGTTTTAATGAGCTCTGGTAATTATGGAGGTTTAGATTTTGAAGAAGTTAAGAAGTTGGTTTAG